One window of Desulfovibrio subterraneus genomic DNA carries:
- a CDS encoding YggT family protein, protein MELLAGNFLGAIAGVINAVLSLYFWIVIASAVLSWVNPDPYNPIVRIIRNLTEPVFYRVRKLLPFTNIGGLDLSPVVILLGIEFIKMFLVRTLYQFAGHM, encoded by the coding sequence ATGGAGTTGCTTGCAGGAAATTTTCTCGGGGCCATCGCCGGAGTTATCAACGCGGTCCTTTCACTGTATTTCTGGATTGTTATAGCTTCGGCGGTGCTTTCTTGGGTTAACCCCGACCCCTACAACCCCATTGTGCGTATCATACGCAATCTGACGGAACCGGTTTTCTACAGAGTGAGAAAGCTGCTTCCGTTTACTAATATCGGCGGTCTTGATTTGTCGCCCGTGGTCATTCTGCTCGGGATTGAATTTATCAAGATGTTTCTCGTGCGTACCTTGTACCAGTTCGCCGGGCACATGTAG
- a CDS encoding DUF465 domain-containing protein: MEARDLELLEKYLPQDLELKTLWDEHIIYKKKLEKLESKIVRTPSEDKTLKEIKKQKLEGKTRLHGILDRYRNAEG; this comes from the coding sequence ATGGAAGCACGTGACCTCGAATTACTTGAAAAGTATCTTCCGCAAGATCTTGAACTGAAGACCCTTTGGGATGAACACATCATCTACAAGAAAAAGCTCGAAAAACTCGAAAGCAAAATCGTACGCACTCCCTCGGAGGACAAGACTCTGAAGGAAATAAAAAAACAGAAACTGGAAGGGAAAACGCGGCTTCATGGAATACTGGACCGCTATCGCAACGCGGAGGGATAA
- the ilvB gene encoding biosynthetic-type acetolactate synthase large subunit, giving the protein MELTGAQILLESLKMEGVDVLFGYPGGAVLDIYNELPRHESLRHVLVRHEQGAVHAADGYARASGKVGVCLVTSGPGATNTVTGIATAYCDSIPLVVLTGQVPTPLIGNDAFQEVDIVGITRPCTKHNYLVKDITKLASTIKEAFYLARSGRPGPVLVDIPKDVQNRLCEFRYPEEIKMRSYNPTYKPNLNQLRRAVEHIMVAKRPLVFAGGGVITSNASAELGEMARSLRIPVVGSLMGLGAFPCDDPLWLGMLGMHGTYAANKAVSNADLIIAAGARFDDRVTGKLSTFAPGAKIIHIDIDPTSIRKNVEVHVPVVGDCRHALAGIQEIVNARLSEKDWHAEHDDWICQVGEWRTAQPLTYIKNGKLKPQKVVETIFELTKGEAILTTEVGQNQMWTAQFYKFRKPRTLLTSGGLGTMGYGLPAAIGAQMAFPDKLVIDIAGDGSIQMNSQELMTAVCNRLPVKIVILNNGFLGMVRQWQELFYQRNYCNTCMDAQPDFVKLAEAYGASGYRVTEESQLESVLKEAFSNPNTCIVDVHVEKEENVYPMVPAGASLEEMLLV; this is encoded by the coding sequence ATGGAACTGACTGGGGCCCAAATCCTGTTGGAAAGCCTTAAGATGGAAGGCGTTGATGTTCTGTTCGGCTACCCAGGCGGTGCCGTGCTGGATATTTACAACGAACTTCCCAGGCATGAGAGTCTGCGTCACGTGCTGGTGCGCCACGAGCAAGGCGCTGTGCACGCAGCAGACGGATATGCACGTGCGTCCGGGAAGGTCGGCGTATGTCTGGTTACCTCCGGTCCCGGTGCCACGAACACCGTTACCGGCATTGCCACGGCATACTGCGATTCGATTCCGCTTGTCGTGCTAACAGGACAGGTCCCAACCCCCCTGATTGGAAACGACGCGTTTCAGGAAGTGGATATCGTCGGCATCACCAGACCGTGCACCAAGCACAACTATCTGGTGAAGGACATAACCAAACTGGCTTCCACCATAAAGGAAGCCTTTTATCTGGCGCGCTCGGGCCGTCCGGGGCCTGTTCTTGTGGATATACCCAAGGATGTGCAAAACAGACTGTGCGAATTCAGGTATCCTGAAGAGATTAAAATGCGCAGCTATAATCCGACCTACAAGCCCAATCTGAACCAGCTGCGCCGTGCCGTGGAACATATCATGGTAGCAAAGCGGCCGCTGGTTTTTGCGGGCGGTGGGGTCATCACTTCCAACGCCAGTGCGGAGCTGGGCGAAATGGCCCGTTCGCTGCGCATTCCGGTGGTGGGCAGCCTCATGGGGCTGGGGGCTTTCCCCTGTGACGATCCGCTATGGCTGGGTATGCTGGGCATGCACGGAACGTATGCGGCCAACAAGGCCGTGAGCAATGCCGATCTGATCATCGCGGCTGGTGCGCGGTTCGACGACCGCGTGACGGGCAAGCTTTCCACCTTTGCTCCGGGTGCCAAGATCATTCATATCGACATAGACCCCACATCCATCCGCAAGAACGTGGAAGTGCATGTTCCTGTGGTCGGCGACTGCCGGCACGCCCTTGCCGGTATTCAGGAGATCGTCAACGCCCGCCTTTCTGAAAAAGACTGGCATGCAGAGCACGATGACTGGATATGTCAGGTGGGTGAATGGCGCACTGCGCAGCCGCTCACATATATCAAGAACGGTAAGCTCAAACCTCAGAAGGTGGTGGAAACCATTTTCGAGCTTACCAAGGGCGAAGCGATACTGACCACCGAAGTAGGGCAGAACCAGATGTGGACTGCCCAGTTCTACAAGTTCCGCAAGCCGAGGACACTGCTCACCTCGGGCGGACTGGGAACCATGGGATACGGGCTCCCCGCTGCAATCGGGGCGCAGATGGCCTTTCCCGACAAGCTGGTTATCGACATTGCCGGTGACGGCTCCATTCAGATGAACAGTCAGGAGCTTATGACCGCAGTGTGTAACCGTCTGCCGGTGAAAATTGTCATCCTGAACAACGGATTCCTCGGCATGGTCCGGCAGTGGCAGGAACTCTTCTACCAGAGGAACTACTGCAATACCTGCATGGACGCACAGCCGGACTTCGTCAAGCTGGCGGAAGCCTATGGTGCCTCGGGCTACCGGGTAACAGAGGAATCGCAGCTTGAGTCCGTTCTGAAGGAAGCGTTCTCAAACCCCAACACCTGCATTGTAGACGTGCATGTGGAAAAGGAAGAGAACGTGTACCCCATGGTGCCTGCCGGTGCCTCCCTTGAAGAAATGCTGCTGGTATAG
- a CDS encoding dihydrolipoyl dehydrogenase family protein, with the protein MTYDCIVIGAGPGGMRAAMDAAQAGLKTALVEKEDLGGTCLNWGCIPTKLFLGSTAAAPMLHSQEKLKSATGTLSFDLPAMQTRKDRFLKGSRTAVGKQLQALGVDVHTGAASFKDAATLVVDKADGAVELGFRHCIVATGSMPTAFPGLEPDGDCVLHSSHVLTLTEAPASMIVVGAGAIGLEMGDFYNRLGTEITIVEGMDRLAPTEDADIGDVLAKQLKREGWKIHTGRKVASLKTVDGKAVLTFEDGETLTADKSLMAAGRKPASGTLNLDAIGAKTVGAGWIVTDGSLKASDSVYVIGDVNGRTLLAHAADHQARYVVRHICGKAQGDYVSGPMPACIYGHTEVMRVGPTVAELKAAGKAVEASVSQLIANPIAQSYGTTHGFVKVLWVEGKMAGIAAVGHGVSHLISAATIMVKQQWTVEDVHSIIWAHPTLDEALELAATAPRVAV; encoded by the coding sequence ATGACGTACGATTGCATAGTCATCGGGGCAGGCCCCGGCGGCATGCGCGCCGCCATGGATGCCGCACAGGCCGGACTCAAGACCGCGCTGGTGGAAAAGGAAGACCTTGGCGGCACCTGCCTGAACTGGGGGTGCATCCCCACCAAGCTGTTCCTCGGCTCCACAGCTGCCGCTCCCATGCTGCACAGTCAGGAAAAGCTGAAGAGCGCTACCGGCACGCTGTCCTTTGACCTGCCTGCCATGCAGACCCGCAAGGACCGCTTTCTCAAGGGAAGTCGCACCGCAGTGGGCAAGCAGCTGCAGGCGCTGGGCGTGGACGTGCATACCGGAGCAGCCAGCTTCAAGGATGCCGCAACCCTCGTCGTTGACAAGGCCGATGGTGCTGTTGAGCTTGGCTTCAGGCATTGCATTGTGGCCACCGGCTCCATGCCCACGGCGTTTCCCGGTCTGGAGCCGGACGGCGACTGCGTGCTGCATTCGTCGCACGTGCTGACGCTCACCGAAGCGCCTGCATCCATGATAGTGGTGGGTGCCGGGGCCATAGGGCTTGAGATGGGTGATTTCTACAACCGTCTGGGAACGGAAATCACCATAGTGGAAGGCATGGACCGTCTCGCGCCCACCGAGGACGCGGATATCGGCGATGTGCTTGCCAAGCAGCTCAAGCGCGAAGGCTGGAAGATACATACCGGCCGCAAAGTTGCCTCGCTCAAAACTGTTGACGGCAAAGCTGTGCTCACCTTTGAGGATGGCGAGACCCTCACGGCAGACAAGTCGCTCATGGCTGCTGGCCGCAAGCCTGCCAGCGGCACCCTGAATCTGGACGCCATAGGCGCGAAGACCGTAGGGGCCGGATGGATTGTCACGGACGGCAGCCTCAAGGCAAGCGATAGTGTGTATGTTATCGGCGACGTGAACGGCCGCACCCTGCTCGCCCACGCTGCCGACCATCAGGCCCGCTATGTGGTCCGCCACATCTGCGGCAAAGCACAGGGCGACTATGTGTCCGGTCCCATGCCCGCCTGCATCTACGGCCACACGGAAGTAATGCGTGTAGGTCCCACCGTTGCGGAACTCAAGGCCGCAGGCAAGGCTGTGGAGGCTTCCGTCTCGCAGCTCATCGCCAACCCCATTGCCCAGTCCTACGGCACGACCCACGGGTTCGTGAAAGTGCTGTGGGTGGAAGGCAAGATGGCAGGCATTGCCGCAGTCGGTCACGGTGTTTCGCATCTCATCTCTGCTGCCACCATCATGGTAAAGCAGCAGTGGACGGTTGAGGATGTGCACTCCATTATCTGGGCGCATCCCACCTTGGATGAAGCGCTGGAGCTTGCCGCCACGGCACCGCGAGTTGCTGTGTAG
- the ilvC gene encoding ketol-acid reductoisomerase has translation MKVYYEQDANLDVLKGKTVAIIGYGSQGHAHAQNLRDSGVNVIVGQRPGGANYELAKEHGFAPMSAAEAAAKADLIMILLPDQNQAAVYENDVKPHLTAGKSLVFAHGFNIHFNQIVPPKDVDVFMVAPKGPGHLVRRTYTEGGGVPCLFAIHQDATGTAREKALAYAKGVGGARSGVIETTFTEETETDLFGEQAVLCGGISALIKAGFETLVEAGYQPEVAYFECLHETKLIVDLLYEGGLAKMRHSISDTAEYGDYVTGPRIITEETKKEMKRVLEDIQYGRFARDFILESKANYPTFTARRRIEAAHPIEEVGKRLRDMMPWLKK, from the coding sequence ATGAAGGTTTATTATGAACAGGATGCCAACCTGGACGTCTTGAAGGGCAAGACCGTAGCCATCATCGGCTATGGCAGCCAGGGCCACGCCCACGCACAGAACCTGCGCGACTCCGGTGTGAACGTCATTGTCGGTCAGCGCCCCGGTGGCGCCAACTATGAGCTCGCCAAGGAACATGGCTTCGCACCCATGTCTGCCGCTGAAGCCGCCGCCAAGGCCGACCTGATCATGATCCTACTCCCCGACCAGAATCAGGCCGCTGTATATGAAAACGATGTAAAGCCCCACCTGACCGCCGGCAAGTCGCTGGTGTTCGCTCACGGCTTCAACATCCACTTCAACCAGATCGTTCCCCCCAAGGATGTCGACGTGTTCATGGTCGCCCCCAAGGGTCCGGGTCATCTCGTTCGCCGCACCTATACCGAAGGTGGCGGAGTTCCCTGCCTGTTCGCTATCCACCAAGATGCGACCGGCACGGCACGGGAGAAGGCTCTGGCCTATGCAAAGGGCGTAGGTGGTGCACGTTCCGGCGTTATTGAAACGACCTTCACCGAAGAAACTGAAACCGACCTCTTCGGTGAGCAGGCTGTTCTTTGCGGTGGTATCAGCGCCCTGATCAAGGCAGGCTTTGAAACGCTCGTGGAAGCCGGCTACCAGCCGGAAGTCGCGTACTTCGAATGTCTGCATGAAACCAAGCTTATTGTGGACCTTCTGTACGAAGGCGGCCTCGCCAAGATGCGTCATTCCATTTCCGACACCGCCGAATACGGCGACTACGTAACCGGACCCCGCATCATCACCGAGGAAACCAAGAAGGAAATGAAGCGCGTTCTGGAAGACATCCAGTACGGCCGCTTTGCACGGGACTTCATCCTTGAATCCAAGGCGAACTACCCCACCTTCACTGCACGTCGTCGTATCGAAGCGGCACATCCCATTGAAGAAGTGGGTAAGCGTCTTCGTGATATGATGCCCTGGCTCAAGAAGTAA
- the ilvN gene encoding acetolactate synthase small subunit gives MRHVLSVLVENEPGVLSRVAGLFSGRGFNVDSLNVAPTLEEGVSLMTITTTGDNQIVEQIVKQLRKLVTVIKVVDFQDLAAVEREMALMKVYAEDNRRAEILRIADIFRCKVVDVSMSELTIEATGDHGKIEAIIALLSRFGIKEIARTGTVAMRRSMQPES, from the coding sequence ATGCGTCACGTACTGTCGGTACTTGTCGAGAACGAACCCGGTGTGCTTTCCCGTGTGGCCGGCCTTTTCAGCGGTCGCGGATTCAACGTGGATTCTTTGAACGTTGCTCCCACGCTGGAAGAAGGCGTATCTCTTATGACTATTACAACCACCGGCGACAATCAGATAGTGGAGCAGATAGTAAAACAGCTCCGCAAGCTGGTTACGGTGATTAAAGTTGTTGACTTTCAGGACCTCGCTGCCGTAGAGCGAGAGATGGCGTTGATGAAGGTGTATGCGGAAGACAACCGCAGGGCCGAGATTCTGCGTATTGCCGATATATTCCGCTGCAAGGTAGTAGATGTGAGCATGAGTGAACTGACCATAGAAGCCACGGGAGACCATGGCAAGATTGAAGCGATCATCGCGCTACTATCGCGTTTCGGCATTAAGGAAATTGCACGGACCGGCACTGTCGCTATGCGCCGTTCCATGCAACCTGAGAGTTAG
- a CDS encoding DUF167 domain-containing protein produces the protein MALPEYIVPEPDGSHMLLVWAQPGAKKNEVVGLHQGRLKIRLNAPAVDNKANKALLEFVAKLLSVRASRLELVAGQTSRQKKIRIESAEEPVWNSLITGVAE, from the coding sequence ATGGCCCTGCCGGAATATATTGTACCGGAGCCGGATGGCAGCCATATGCTGCTGGTCTGGGCACAACCCGGTGCCAAGAAGAATGAGGTGGTTGGCCTCCATCAGGGGCGTTTGAAGATACGACTTAACGCACCGGCTGTGGATAACAAGGCCAACAAAGCTCTCCTTGAGTTTGTCGCGAAGCTTCTGTCTGTTCGTGCCAGCCGCCTTGAACTGGTGGCAGGGCAAACGAGCAGGCAGAAGAAGATCCGTATAGAGTCAGCAGAAGAACCCGTGTGGAACTCGCTGATCACGGGTGTTGCTGAATAA
- a CDS encoding YegP family protein has translation MSQCTDKQGYVWEFYKDSNDKWRWRKTATNGNIVGSSSQGYVNKSDCIDNARSLGCTCI, from the coding sequence ATGAGCCAGTGCACTGACAAACAAGGTTATGTGTGGGAATTCTATAAGGATTCCAACGACAAGTGGAGATGGCGTAAGACGGCAACAAACGGAAATATTGTTGGGTCTTCTTCTCAGGGCTATGTGAACAAGTCTGACTGCATCGATAATGCTAGATCACTTGGATGCACTTGCATTTAG
- a CDS encoding EamA family transporter has translation MKAADILLAVLVALVWGFNFVVIKVGLGAFPPILFVALRFFFAAVPAVFFISRKGIPWRWLVALGVSLGVVKFGLLFVGMNMGMPAGLSSLVLQCQAVFTLLMAALVLKDVPTKWQAGGVIVACAGMGLLISDMSGTPSFTGLMLVIAAGFFWGVSNIIMKKVGKVDMLSLIVWMSLVPPLPLLGLSVVMETGQWEAITQMTLTGAGVLFYISIISTVFAFAAWAQLFKQYSPNMVAPFSLLVPIFGILSASVVLGEEFTAIEMAASCLVFSGILLVVFGNRVAVAFAKRSVPQ, from the coding sequence ATGAAGGCTGCCGATATCTTGCTCGCCGTGCTTGTGGCGCTTGTCTGGGGATTCAACTTTGTGGTCATCAAGGTAGGGCTGGGAGCGTTTCCCCCCATCCTGTTCGTGGCGCTGCGCTTCTTTTTTGCCGCCGTGCCTGCGGTATTCTTCATTTCTCGAAAGGGTATTCCGTGGCGATGGCTCGTTGCGCTCGGCGTGAGCTTGGGAGTGGTGAAGTTCGGCTTGCTGTTTGTGGGAATGAACATGGGCATGCCCGCAGGGCTTTCTTCGCTGGTGTTGCAGTGTCAGGCCGTGTTCACGTTGCTGATGGCAGCGTTGGTGCTGAAAGATGTTCCCACCAAATGGCAGGCGGGCGGAGTGATAGTCGCCTGTGCTGGTATGGGGCTGCTCATTTCCGACATGTCTGGAACGCCCAGTTTTACAGGCCTTATGCTGGTGATTGCCGCCGGTTTCTTCTGGGGCGTTTCCAACATCATCATGAAGAAGGTGGGGAAGGTGGATATGCTCTCGCTCATCGTCTGGATGAGTCTTGTGCCGCCGTTGCCTCTGCTTGGTCTTTCCGTAGTGATGGAAACCGGACAGTGGGAGGCCATAACGCAGATGACCCTCACAGGTGCCGGAGTGCTGTTCTATATCTCTATCATCTCGACTGTCTTTGCTTTCGCTGCCTGGGCGCAGTTGTTCAAGCAATATTCCCCCAATATGGTGGCTCCGTTCTCTTTGCTTGTGCCCATTTTCGGCATTCTCTCCGCCTCAGTCGTGCTTGGCGAAGAGTTCACAGCCATAGAAATGGCCGCATCCTGCCTCGTATTTTCCGGCATCCTTCTGGTTGTATTTGGCAACAGGGTTGCTGTGGCGTTCGCAAAAAGGAGTGTGCCACAATGA
- a CDS encoding HAD family hydrolase, which yields MYVTAHNLREAYPAGVTGIIFDCDGVMFDTRECNVQYYNLILSRMGLEPMTKEQEDFVHVATVVQSLEYIVPRSRWNELPEARKAVNYVQEIMPHMRPEPGLFELLETLRSMNVRMAVYTNRTNTMELVLERWGISSFFFPVMTAQKVKGKPHPEGAFKILEAWGAKPSDVAFIGDSTADQRAAEAAGIPFWAFKNESLLAQRHVPDFWSVRRALIQWNGDTCSR from the coding sequence GTGTATGTAACTGCCCATAATCTGCGGGAAGCATATCCCGCCGGCGTTACCGGTATCATCTTCGATTGCGATGGTGTCATGTTCGACACTCGTGAATGCAATGTCCAGTATTACAATCTCATCCTTTCACGCATGGGGCTTGAACCCATGACAAAGGAACAGGAAGATTTCGTGCACGTGGCCACCGTGGTGCAGTCGCTGGAGTATATTGTTCCCCGTTCACGCTGGAACGAACTGCCAGAGGCCCGCAAGGCTGTTAATTATGTGCAGGAGATAATGCCGCACATGCGGCCGGAGCCCGGATTGTTTGAGCTGCTTGAAACACTGCGTTCCATGAACGTGCGCATGGCCGTGTATACCAACCGGACCAACACCATGGAGCTTGTTCTTGAGCGCTGGGGTATTTCCTCCTTCTTCTTTCCGGTCATGACCGCGCAGAAGGTGAAGGGCAAGCCGCATCCCGAAGGTGCGTTCAAGATACTTGAAGCGTGGGGGGCAAAGCCCTCTGACGTTGCTTTTATCGGAGACTCGACAGCGGACCAGCGGGCCGCGGAAGCAGCCGGTATTCCGTTCTGGGCTTTCAAGAATGAAAGTCTGCTGGCACAACGTCATGTTCCGGACTTCTGGAGTGTGAGGCGAGCCCTCATTCAATGGAATGGGGATACCTGCTCCCGTTAA
- a CDS encoding DivIVA domain-containing protein produces the protein MSISRIDILNQKFSRSLRGYSPTEVDRCMQEAADTIGRLSEDRSLLEARVTELEARLRDFKDRENALRDTLLTAQKVTDELKSTAQREAQLIIDAAYAKAENLINQGHQRLAKIHEEINASKKMRAQFEMKVQAVIDSHQQLIEMNRKEDEQLDAMEKKVAFLKANNG, from the coding sequence ATGTCTATCAGCCGTATTGATATCCTCAACCAGAAGTTTTCCCGCAGTCTGCGGGGCTATAGCCCGACAGAGGTGGACCGCTGCATGCAGGAGGCGGCCGATACCATTGGCCGGTTGAGTGAGGATAGGTCGTTGCTTGAGGCGCGGGTGACAGAGCTTGAGGCCCGTCTGCGTGATTTCAAGGACCGTGAGAATGCGCTGAGAGATACCCTGCTTACCGCCCAGAAGGTGACCGACGAGCTTAAGTCCACCGCCCAGCGCGAAGCGCAGCTCATCATTGATGCTGCCTATGCCAAGGCAGAGAACCTGATAAATCAGGGACACCAGCGGCTGGCCAAGATACATGAAGAAATCAATGCGTCCAAGAAGATGCGTGCGCAGTTTGAGATGAAGGTTCAGGCGGTCATCGATTCGCATCAACAGCTTATCGAGATGAACCGCAAGGAAGACGAGCAGCTGGATGCCATGGAGAAGAAGGTGGCATTTCTGAAGGCGAACAACGGGTAG